From the genome of Verrucomicrobiia bacterium, one region includes:
- a CDS encoding DUF1501 domain-containing protein, with product MITLSGRGSITTCDGVTRRDFLQAGALGALGLTWARFNALRALASEGSGPVPDNGRSAILIFNLGAPSQLDLFDMKPDAPREVRGPFQPISTRGDFQISELLPRHAALGDQFSLVRTVYHTAAAVHDTGHQLLQTGRLFTGGINTPHAGCALEFLRGRRSELPGHVILPEPMGNTGGGLPHGQDAGFLGKAYDPFSIHADPSQPDFKVPDLLPPDGIGEARLERRRELRDIVEGTVRNFEASDSARLMDANFAAAYRMMTSEKAREAFDLSKEPAAVRERYGMTRFGQSCLLARRLVERGVRFVTINTFITVFDEITWDIHGSKPFTSIAGMKDIVCPMYDQGYGALIEDLRQRGMLDDTLVANLAEFGRTPKINPTGGRDHWPACWTCYFAGGGVRGGRVVGKSDDIAAYPAERPVKPSEIVATIFHSLGLDLETHLPGPQGRPFPLVDFGTQPIRELFS from the coding sequence ATGATCACGCTGAGCGGACGCGGTTCCATCACCACCTGCGACGGGGTTACCCGCCGCGACTTCCTGCAGGCGGGGGCGCTGGGGGCACTCGGACTGACCTGGGCCCGCTTCAACGCATTGCGGGCCCTGGCCTCGGAGGGCTCGGGGCCGGTGCCCGACAACGGGCGGTCGGCCATCCTGATTTTCAACCTCGGGGCGCCTTCGCAACTGGACCTCTTCGACATGAAGCCCGATGCCCCCCGGGAGGTCCGCGGTCCGTTTCAGCCCATCTCCACGCGCGGGGATTTTCAAATCTCGGAGCTGCTGCCCCGCCACGCGGCGCTTGGCGACCAGTTCAGCCTGGTGCGGACGGTGTACCACACCGCGGCGGCCGTGCATGACACCGGGCACCAGTTGTTGCAAACGGGGCGCCTCTTCACCGGCGGGATCAACACGCCCCATGCCGGTTGTGCGCTGGAGTTCCTGCGCGGACGCCGCAGCGAGCTGCCAGGGCATGTGATTCTTCCTGAGCCGATGGGGAACACCGGAGGCGGGCTGCCGCACGGTCAGGACGCCGGATTCCTCGGCAAGGCCTACGATCCCTTCTCGATCCATGCCGATCCGTCGCAGCCGGACTTCAAGGTGCCCGACCTGCTGCCGCCGGACGGCATAGGCGAGGCGCGCCTGGAGCGGCGCCGGGAGCTGAGGGATATCGTGGAAGGCACCGTCCGGAACTTCGAGGCGAGCGACAGTGCCCGGCTGATGGATGCCAACTTCGCGGCCGCCTACCGGATGATGACCAGCGAGAAGGCGCGGGAAGCGTTTGATCTTTCGAAGGAACCGGCGGCCGTGCGCGAGCGGTATGGCATGACCCGGTTTGGACAGAGCTGCCTGCTGGCGCGGCGGCTCGTCGAACGGGGCGTGCGCTTTGTCACCATCAACACGTTCATCACGGTCTTCGATGAGATCACCTGGGACATCCACGGCTCGAAGCCCTTCACCAGCATTGCCGGCATGAAGGACATCGTCTGCCCGATGTACGACCAGGGCTACGGCGCGCTGATCGAGGATCTCCGGCAGCGCGGCATGCTCGACGACACGCTGGTTGCCAACCTCGCGGAATTCGGCCGGACGCCCAAGATCAACCCGACGGGCGGGCGCGATCACTGGCCGGCCTGCTGGACCTGCTACTTCGCCGGTGGCGGCGTGCGGGGCGGCCGTGTCGTCGGGAAATCGGATGACATCGCCGCGTATCCGGCCGAGCGGCCAGTGAAGCCCTCCGAGATCGTGGCGACCATCTTTCACAGTCTGGGGTTGGATTTGGAAACCCACCTGCCCGGGCCCCAGGGACGTCCGTTTCCGCTGGTGGATTTCGGCACCCAGCCGATTCGGGAGCTGTTCTCGTGA
- a CDS encoding transposase gives MARMKVRAAEGRVGVYHCISRVVGSQRLLDDLCKEKLAEILLKLAPFCGIEVITYCMMGNHVHLLLRVPAAREIPDAELLQRLGGFYGKRGILTVLAREGLETRGAVDPDIRQSLLERMGDVSAFMKEFKQRFSRWYNRHTGRFGSRIRGVPLPGIRVLRDLQVRAVG, from the coding sequence ATGGCACGGATGAAGGTGAGGGCAGCGGAGGGGCGGGTGGGGGTGTACCACTGCATCTCCCGCGTCGTTGGCAGTCAGCGACTGCTCGACGATCTGTGCAAGGAGAAGCTCGCCGAGATCCTCCTCAAACTCGCCCCGTTCTGCGGGATCGAGGTCATCACCTACTGCATGATGGGCAACCACGTCCACCTGCTCCTGCGCGTCCCGGCAGCACGGGAAATCCCGGATGCCGAACTGCTCCAACGCCTGGGGGGGTTCTACGGCAAGAGAGGGATCCTGACCGTCCTGGCCCGGGAGGGATTGGAGACGCGTGGGGCGGTGGATCCGGATATTCGCCAGTCGCTGCTGGAACGAATGGGCGATGTGTCCGCGTTCATGAAGGAGTTCAAACAGCGCTTCAGCCGCTGGTACAACCGTCACACCGGCCGCTTCGGAAGTCGGATCCGGGGTGTCCCACTCCCAGGGATCCGTGTGCTGAGGGATCTGCAGGTGCGGGCGGTCGGGTAG